GGGGCGATTTAATTAAAGCATTGTTCACAAATGATAACTGGTATCTTGGGGGATTTATAGTACTATTAATACTATTCATTATATTCGATTTAATAGCTTTTACACCCCATGGGTAATTTTTAAACAAAGTTGCTAACCTAATGTGGCTAAATATAAATAGTCATTTTTATAAATTTCTTATAGATACATTATGCCAAGAGTTAATATAGCCGCTGAGGCTGATCTCATAGAACAATTGGAGAATGAGGCAAAAAAGAGAGGGTATACTATTTACTCTCTAACAAATACAGCCCTAAAAGCATTGTTAAAACTTTTAAAAGAGGGTGAAGATGCAACTACATTGGAAAGTTTAGTTGACTATTATTTAATATCTAAAGCCTTAGATATAGTTCCAGTAACTACATGGTACCTTGAAAACCTAACTAAATTAGCCTACGAAAAGGATAGTAAACAGTATGAAACAATATGCGAAGAAGTAGGACAACAAATAGGGTCATTTTTAAGATCTAAGGCATCAACGTTAGATGAGTTATTCAATTTTTATAATACAATAAAGGTAATATTACCAATTAGGAACGTTGTTGCTAAAAATCACGGGGATTTAATAGAATTTAGAATAACTGGTATAGGATTTAGTACTGTTTCAACTTTATGTGCGGGAAAAATTTTCTCTAAAATAGCTGAAGCGTATGATTTAACCGTTGAGGACGTTGATGTAATACCTGGGGGAATAGTTATTATAAAAGCTAAGGTTTCAAGGCCATCCTAATATCTGATTACAAGCTGAAAATATTCTACATATAACTTGCTGGGTCTCAAGTGGAAATTTACTTATAGAATAAATTTTCTTAGAAATTTTTTGAATTTTTTCTGAAAAATCTCCATGGGGAAATGCGCCTATTCCTAATATCCAGTTATCGCCTAGCCTGCAAAGTTCTTCTGGTGCTATTTTTTCTCCTTTCTCAGACAATAAGGCTAAATTATATTTAGTCATTAAATCTTCCAACGTCAAGTTAGTTACTTCCATTAACGTCTCATTACTATCCAAAGGCACCTTACCGTATTTTAATAACTGTTCCATTAAACCTACAAACCTTAAATAATTTTTGGGAGGTCGCATCTTAGGATTTATTCTAATTATCTTAGATTCAATTGTATGAATGTAAAAATCCCCTTTAATCATAGGATCCGTTAACATTATAAGTAAAGCTTGATGTACAATATCTGGTCTTCCTCTTTTATGAACGTTTTCCAATTTCTTCATAGCATGATAATGTAAAGAAATGTCTAATAACGTATCTTCTGGTTTTTTCTTTCTTCTTTTAGCATTTTTCACAACAGAGGGATGATTAACTATCTCTTTCGGTACTAATTCTATCCCAGCCTCTAAGAGTATTATGTTTATATTCATTAGGTTATTTTAATGGAGGGGGTTTATAGTAGTTATTGTGAGAAGAAAGAATGCAATAAGGAAGAGAATTATTGAGCTTATTATCCAGAGTGTTAATATAGCTAAAGAAGGAAACATAGAACTAGCAAGAGAATATGTCAAATTAGCTGTTATGTATTCGAGAAAAGGTAAAGTAAAAATACCACTAAAGTATAAGAGAATGTTTTGCCGGAAATGCTACACGCCGTTAATTGTAGGATTAACTGAAAGAAGAAGAATTAGATCAAAGATTTTAATTAGAACATGTCTAATTTGTAATTGGCAAAGAAGATATGTACTCACAAGAGATAAAAGAGCTAATAAAGAAAGCAAAAGCTAGAACTGCAGACGTTCGCATAGGTAAAAATGGACTAAGCGAGAATGTAATAAATGAAATAAAAAGACGATTAAAAGAACATAAAGTGGTTAAAGTAAAAATTGGAATTGAAACGTCTGAAGATAGAAGAGAATTTGCCTTAAAAGTAGCTAATTTAACTGGGGCTAAACTTATAGAGGTTAGAGGATATACTTTTATATTAGCTAAAATTGATGAGCCTAGAGAAGATAAAAATAAGGGGTCATTATAATATAAGGGCTTTGCATAAGACTACGCTAGAGATAACTAAGGATAACTATCTAACTATTAGAGGGGATTGTATTATAGGAATAATGGCTAATAAAGGAGCTAAAGATCTAAATGAGAATTTCAAGAAATTAGCAAGAAATGATAATAGCTTTATATATGTAATTATTAAGGTGAATGATCTCATAGATATAGTCCATGGTAAAGGGTCTTCGCGACTAATTCTGGAAAATGAAAAGAAGATAATTTTAAGAAGATCTAATTTTATAGAAGATTCTACATTAATGATAAATTCAGATAAGGCCGCTAAAGATATAAAAAGAGAGATCATAGATGAGCTTAAAAAAGGAAGTGAGGGTGAAGTATATTTATTGGCATCTGACATTCCCCTTAAAGATGAAGAGATCCTTAGAATAATCTTTAACTCTAGTCCAATTAGCCTTACCTAATTTTTGAGTTGCATCTTCCTCAGAATTTGTCAAAAAATAAAACACAACATTCTTAGATACTCTGCACAACTCTTCTTTAAACTCTACTATCATAGTTGGATTATCCGCAAACGTTAAATCAAATGATTTTTCCCTAAATGGCAAATTATAAGCATCGTAATTTACAATATCAATCAACCCTTTAATCTTATTTAAAGATAAAGATTTTTTTAACATATACAATCCATCAATATTAATATCACCAGCCACAACATACACCCTTTTCTTATGAGCTAAATTTAAGGCTATTGCACCGTAACCAGTAAAAGCATCTAGTATTATGCGATTATCATCTAATAACTCTACATTACGCAGCCTATCTCCTCCTAATGATGGATTAACGTAGACTTTAGATATATCCACATAGAACCTTATCCCGTTTTCCTTAAACACTGTAGTAGTAATTTTTTCACCAGCTAAAAATTCTAGATCATTAATTCTAAATCCGCCACTCACTTTCCTTTTTAAATACACTGCTTTAATTTTAGGATGAGTTTCCATAATCTTTCTTGCAAATGACTTATAATCTATCTCAACTTTTTTAGGAGTCACAATAGCTATATCACCTATTATGTAGAAACTTCTAGCGCCACGGAAAATCTTATTAAGTCTTTCTGTTTTCATGATTTCACCATGTTAAGAAAAATTAACTAGTTATCGCAGTTATATTCTTCTTAATAATAAACTTAAAACCATTTTAGAGTTTATACTTTTTCACACTACTTCTAGAAATTCGAAATAAAGATTAATAATCGTTTTTATATATATTAAATTTAAAAAATTACTTAGATTTAAATTTATCCATCTCTGAGCTATGACCAGCGAACAATGAGGCATTAGGCTCAATATATTTCTTAGCAACGCTAACAGCTATTGCTGCTTGTGCAAAACCTACAGCTATTAAAGCAAGCTTAGGAGAATCTACTTGTTGAGCTATATCACCAGCTGCATAAACACCTGGTAAATTAGTTTCCATTTTTCCATTTACTATAATATCCCTGCCTTTCATATTTAATCCCCATTTTGGAATATTACCTAAATCTCCTTTATAGCCTATACTTATAATAACTGCATCCACATCTAACACCTTTTCTTCTTTTGTCCTATTATCAAATATTATAGCTTGGGTTATTCGATTTCCATCGCCCTTTACTTCCTTTAATTCATGCCATACATATACATTGGCAACTCTAAATAACTCCTTAACGCTTCTTTCATGAGCCCTAAATTGATCTCTTCTGTGGATTAGAGTTACAGATTTAGCTATTGGTGCTAACGTTAAAGCCCAGTCTACTGCCGAATCTCCTCCTCCTACAATGAGTACTTTTTTTCCTTCAAAATCCTTCTTTCTTCTAACAGTATAATATACACCCTTATTCTCATATTCTATTTCTCCTTTAGCTCCTAATCTGGATGGAGTTATTCTCCCGATACCTGCAGCTATGAGAACTGTCTTTGCTTTATAAGATCCCTTATCCGTTTTTACTATCCACATATTATCATTAGTTCTCTCTATCCAATCAGCCCATTCATTTACTCTAATTTCTGGACCGAACATTTTAGCTTGTTCTACGAGTCTTTGAGCTAATTCATAAGCTTGAATTCCTGGGATTCCTCCTACATCATAAACAGTCTTTTCTGGATATAATGTAACTAGCTGTCCTCCTAATTCATCTTGTGCATCTATTAGTAATGTTTTCATATCTCTTAATCCGGCATAGAAAGCTGAGAAAAGACCTATTGGACCTCCTCCTATTATTATCATGTCGTATTCACTCATTCAGATCTACCCATAGATTTCTAGTACTTATACTATTTAAACCTTAATGCAAATTTTTATTACCAGATACCATAATGTTAATTGTGGTTCAATCGTTTCAATTATTTACCTTGATTTTGATAATACCTTTGCCTATTTTAACTTACTTATGGTTTAAATATTATAATGTATTAATAAATGAGGGAATGAAATATGCAGGAGATAAATACGTTGAAGAGGAAATTATTTTATTGCCAACAAGTAGTAAAACTGTAAAGATATCAGGAAAAACAGTAATCTTAGTATATGGAGTTAACCCTTGGATAACAATAAGGATAAACGGTGGAGCTAAACAAAAAGTTTTCAAAATAAGATTACTTAATCAAATTGGTGAATTAGAATTAATTAATGAGAGTAAAGTATTTCAAGTTAAGGTTAAACTGAGATACTCTGCCTAATAAGTATTATTAAAGTAAATAACATGAGCCCAACTATATTAACTATTGCCCACATATAATAGCCGAAATAGGAAGCCAATGGTTCGAAATTCATACCAATTAATATGTTTAACGAGTTAACTAATGCTAGACCCATCGTACTATTCTCACCTTTCTGAAGAACCGCAATTATAGAATACATTACTGAAATAGCCAATTCATTAAAAATTCCAGTAATTATTATTCCTGCGTAATAAATATTGGTATAGAGTAACAATGATGGAAGCGTGCCCAGTATTGAAGAAACTATCAACAAATTAAATTTCTTAACTCTCTTATCCGCTATAAATGTTAATAAACCGCCTACCGCAGATGAAATAAGAAGGAATGAAGTGAATAAACTAGAATTAGTTATGTTTAAATGCATGTAATAAAATGCAAAAGTTGGATATAATTCTCCTATAACATAATATACTCCCCAAATTCCAGATATTGATATACCCAGCAATATAATTCTATAATCTTTTATTATATTCCATTTAGGTTTTAAATTTGGATTGCATACATTAATAATTAGTGATATCAAAGTCAAGAAAGATAATATGTAAAACAATAATATACCATTTTTAAATATTAAGTACCAATTTAAACCGATCAAACCTCCTAATGCAAAAGCAGCATTATAAATACCCAATGCAAAAGCTGGAGAATCTTTATTTAGAAAAGCTAGCATTCCTCCACCTGTAGAAAAGAACATAGAAGCTCCTATACCGTCAATAAGATAAGATAAAAGCAATTCACTAAATGTCCTTGAGTAACTCACCATAAGTGGTGAAATACTCATGACTAGGAGCCCCACTAATAGGGTATTTCTTAGCCCTATCCTTGTTGATATGTAAGCTGAGGGGACTTGCATGATGCCGGATCCTAAAAAGAAGGAGAATGGTATAAGCCCAGCTAGTTGGATGGGAATATCCAGTTTATTTATTAAATATGGTATAAGCGGGGCTAAATAAAACCAATGAATAGCGTATATAATTCTAGCTATGATAATTCTAATACCTTTCACTACAATGAATGAAACATGTGAATATTATTATAAATCTTTCTCAATGCTATCACAATACTAACCGTAATATGTCTAGTTCTAAAATAATAAATTAATAATTATATTTTTTCTAATAACGAGAAAGAATGTATACTGTTAAGGAAGAATATTATAGGTTTTAAAGTAGATATGAAAGTAGATATGAACATAAAGATAGTTAGTAAACCATCGCCACAAGTTTATAACACTGTAGAAAAGATAAAGGAAATTGCAAAGAAATTAGGGTTTGAGATAGATAATAAGAATTTTGATTACGTAATAGCAGTTGGCGGTGACGGAACATTGCTAAGGGCAGTCAAAGAAGGTAAACCAGTGATTACAGTAAAGGCTGGAAGGAGAGGACTATTAATGGATGTACCGCCAGATAAAATTGAGGATGTATTACTGAGGCTAAAAAAGGGAGATTATAGGGAAGAAGAATACATGCTCTTAGAAATTATTACAGATAATAAAATTGAATTAGCATTTAATGAGGCTGGAATACTTTATGATAGACCTGAAGCCATAAAAGTAGGGATAAGCTTCGATAACGAGAGGGTTTCTGTAGAAGGTGATGGTGTATTAGTATCAACTCCTCAAGGAAGTAGTGGATGGGGATTATCTATTACGAGTTCCCTCTTATATAAGGATTTACAAGCTATAGAAATAATATTTGTTAATCCAATCTTTTACTATTTAAGATCTGTTGTTATACCACCTAAAATATTAACGCTTAAATTAGAGGATAAGGGTTATACACAAACAGCAAGAGTAGTAGTAGATGGAGAAATAGCTACGTTAATTAGAACCAATCAGCAGATTATTATTAGACCATCTCAAACAAAAGCGAAAATATTAAGATTTTATAATCTTGATTTAATAGGAGAAGTACTACATGCATATAGTGTTTGATACTTCGGCCTTCTTAGCAGGGTTACAATTATCTCTAAATAGAGTTTATACTACTCAAGAAGTTATAGATGAGATAAAGGATAACTCGTCAAGGTTTAATCTAGAGATCTCGATATCAACTGGCAAAGTAATAGTTATGAAACCATCACCAAATAGTAATAAGATCGTTAATAAGACTTTAGAAAAATTAAATGAGAGAAGGCTTTCAAGAACTGATATCTCTGTTATAGCTCTTGCATTAGATTTACGCCCTTCAATAGTATTCACTGACGACCTTTCAGTTCAAAATGTACTGAAATATTTAGGAATACAATATTCTTCAGTAAAATTAAATAAGAAAGTTGATAAGAGTTTTAAATTCGTATATGAATGTATTGATTGTAAAAGGAAATTTGATAAATATTACTCAAATTGCCCTTATTGTGGGGGAGAAATAATAAAGAGGAAAATTGAAATTTAATTATTTATGAAAATTACTCTAATTAAATATATATTGATTAGGATATATATTGGTTTTAGAAGGATAAATATATCCGTTAAAAAATAAATTAGAGTAGAAGTATGTAAAGTTATGGATTATATAACCTTATATGAATTTGCCTTAGAAAAACCTGAAGACTATTGGGCTAACTTTGCTGAAAAACTATATTTCTTTAGAAAATGGGATAAAGTTATACTAAAAGATAAGTACATTCCAATAGCCAAATGGTTCGTAAATAGTACAACTAATATAGCTTATAATGCACTTAATCATGGAGGTAAAGCACTAATATTTTATCAAGAGAATAAAAGGCAAGAAGAAATAAATTATACTGAATTAAATAAATTAAGTTCAAAAATAGCATCACTACTATTAGATAAAGGACTAAGGAAGGGAGATAGAATAGCCATATACATGCCGAATACCATAGAAACAATAGCAACAATATTAGCTAGTGCTAGATTAGGTATTATCTATACACTAGTATTTGCAGGGTTAGGTATTCAAGCGATAGAAAGTAGAATTAAAGATCTTGAACCTAAACTCATAATTTCAACTGACAAAACTTACAGAAGAGGTAAGGAAATAAAGCTATATACACAACTCTCAAATGTAATAATACCTAGGGATAAAGAATTCGACTATCCAACCGAATTTAATGGCTTTGAAGAAGTAGAGAGTAACGAGCCACTTAAAATCATGTACACTTCTGGAACTACAGGAAAACCTAAAGGTATAATATTACCACATGGCGCATGGATGGTAGGTAATTATTCAGTATTTGACCTTATGTTCTCTCTAAAAAGTAATGACATAGTACTAACTACTGCCGATGTAGGTTGGATAACCTTTTCTAGAATAATGTATGGCACATTGACCCATGGTTCAACCTTAGCTTTCATGGAGGGAGCACCAGATTACCCTCCTAATAGGCTATCTAACATCATTGATGAATTACAACCAAAAGTACTATTTACATCACCTACTTTACTTAGAACTCTACAAAAATTAGATGTAAGATTACCTAGAGTTGAATTTATAGCTACAGCAGGAGAAATAATGGATGAACAGTCATGGAAATACGCATTAAAATACGCTGATAAAGTCACTGATGTATACGGGCAAACTGAGTTAGGATATGTTGCTGGATATCCTTACAGTTTAGATGGAATAGAACCTAAAATAGGATATGCGGGATTACCTTTCCCAGGAGCATTACTTGACACTTTAAATGAAAAGGGGATTAGTGTAAGAAATGAAGTAGGCTATCTAGTGTCTAAAAATCCATTCCCTACACAATTTATAGGTATCTGGAGGGATGAAAATAAGTTCTTAAGCTATTTTAAGAAGTTTAACGCTCATGAAACTGGTGATCTAGCAATAATTGATAGCAATGGATATATAAAAATTGTTGGAAGAGATGATGACATGATTAAAATAGCTGGTCACAGAATTACAAGCGGCGAAGTCGAAAGTGTCATAAATTCCATAGAGGGTGTTATAGAATCTGCTGCCGTAGGTATACCAGATGAAATAAAGGGAGAAAAATTGGTAGTTTTTTATGTAGGAAACACAGACCAGCAAACTATTATTAGAAAAGTAAGGGAACTCCTAGGACCTATATATGTAATTGATAAGGTATATAAAGTTGAAAGATTACCTAAATCTAGAAGTGGTAAAATAGTTAGAAGAGTTCTTAGAGATATACTATTAGGGAAGGAAATAGATGAGACTATATTAGAGGATGCTGAAGTAATAAAGGAGATAAAAAATGAGATTACGAGATCCTAAAGAGTTTAGAGAATTAGTACCAGCTACCAAAAGATACATCTACCTTAACCATGCTGCAATCTCACCTACTCCATTACCTTCACTATTTGAGGCCTATAGATATTTATATGAGATATCTAATGAGGGGAGTATAGCAGCAAATAGAGAAGAGGCTGATGAATTATTTCGAATCAGAAAAAATATAGGAAATTTAATAAATGCTGATCCAGAAGAGATTTCACTTGTACCAAATACCAGTTATGGCATAAATATAGTAGCACATGGCCTTGATATTAAACAAGGTGAGAATATAGTAACTGATAGTTTAGAATTCCCAGCAGTAGTTTATCCATTTTTAAAATTAAGCAAGAAAGGAGTAAAAATTAATCTAGTTAAGACAAATCCTTATACATTTGAAGAAGATATTTTATCAAATATAGATAAAAACACAAGATTAGTTGCAATTAGTCACGTAAGCTTTAATACAGGATTAAGAGTAGATGTAAAGAAAATTGCAAGGGAGGCAAAGGAATTCGGAGCATTAGTACTTTTAGATATAATCCAAAGTGCAGGTGCTATAAGGATAGATGTAAGAGAACTTGATATTGATTTTGCAGTTGCCGGAGGATATAAGTGGTTAATGAGCCCTCAAGGCTCAGGGTTCCTATATGTTAAAAAGGGACTTATTGAAGATCCGCCATTTTATGGATGGAAAACTACTACTGAATATTTAAGATTTGATCCAACTAATTTTAACCTAGAAAAAGGACCTAGAAGATTTGAAATAGGTACAATAGATATAGCTGCGAATTTAGCTCTTTCAAAATCGTGTGAAATAATAAGCAATAATATGGATTTAATAGAGAATTCAGTCTTATCGCTTTCCCAATATGCAATTAAGCTTTCGAAGGAATATAATTTAGAAGCCATTACACCAGAAAATAAGAGGGCTGGAATAGTTGTCATAAAACTAAATAAAGCAAGGGAAGTTGTCCAGCAGTTAGCTAATGATAATATAATTGTTTCACCTAGAGGAGAAGGAATAAGAATATCAACACACTTCTATAATACGGAGGACGAAATACAAAAAACTATAGAAAAAATAGCTAAACTTGCAAGCTATTCGAATTAGAAATTTTACCTTTATATTCACTTATCTTTATTAGAGT
The genomic region above belongs to Saccharolobus caldissimus and contains:
- a CDS encoding ribonuclease P protein component 4, which produces MRRKNAIRKRIIELIIQSVNIAKEGNIELAREYVKLAVMYSRKGKVKIPLKYKRMFCRKCYTPLIVGLTERRRIRSKILIRTCLICNWQRRYVLTRDKRANKESKS
- a CDS encoding MFS transporter; its protein translation is MKGIRIIIARIIYAIHWFYLAPLIPYLINKLDIPIQLAGLIPFSFFLGSGIMQVPSAYISTRIGLRNTLLVGLLVMSISPLMVSYSRTFSELLLSYLIDGIGASMFFSTGGGMLAFLNKDSPAFALGIYNAAFALGGLIGLNWYLIFKNGILLFYILSFLTLISLIINVCNPNLKPKWNIIKDYRIILLGISISGIWGVYYVIGELYPTFAFYYMHLNITNSSLFTSFLLISSAVGGLLTFIADKRVKKFNLLIVSSILGTLPSLLLYTNIYYAGIIITGIFNELAISVMYSIIAVLQKGENSTMGLALVNSLNILIGMNFEPLASYFGYYMWAIVNIVGLMLFTLIILIRQSISV
- a CDS encoding NAD(+)/NADH kinase, with the protein product MNIKIVSKPSPQVYNTVEKIKEIAKKLGFEIDNKNFDYVIAVGGDGTLLRAVKEGKPVITVKAGRRGLLMDVPPDKIEDVLLRLKKGDYREEEYMLLEIITDNKIELAFNEAGILYDRPEAIKVGISFDNERVSVEGDGVLVSTPQGSSGWGLSITSSLLYKDLQAIEIIFVNPIFYYLRSVVIPPKILTLKLEDKGYTQTARVVVDGEIATLIRTNQQIIIRPSQTKAKILRFYNLDLIGEVLHAYSV
- a CDS encoding NAD(P)/FAD-dependent oxidoreductase encodes the protein MSEYDMIIIGGGPIGLFSAFYAGLRDMKTLLIDAQDELGGQLVTLYPEKTVYDVGGIPGIQAYELAQRLVEQAKMFGPEIRVNEWADWIERTNDNMWIVKTDKGSYKAKTVLIAAGIGRITPSRLGAKGEIEYENKGVYYTVRRKKDFEGKKVLIVGGGDSAVDWALTLAPIAKSVTLIHRRDQFRAHERSVKELFRVANVYVWHELKEVKGDGNRITQAIIFDNRTKEEKVLDVDAVIISIGYKGDLGNIPKWGLNMKGRDIIVNGKMETNLPGVYAAGDIAQQVDSPKLALIAVGFAQAAIAVSVAKKYIEPNASLFAGHSSEMDKFKSK
- a CDS encoding class I SAM-dependent methyltransferase, coding for MKTERLNKIFRGARSFYIIGDIAIVTPKKVEIDYKSFARKIMETHPKIKAVYLKRKVSGGFRINDLEFLAGEKITTTVFKENGIRFYVDISKVYVNPSLGGDRLRNVELLDDNRIILDAFTGYGAIALNLAHKKRVYVVAGDINIDGLYMLKKSLSLNKIKGLIDIVNYDAYNLPFREKSFDLTFADNPTMIVEFKEELCRVSKNVVFYFLTNSEEDATQKLGKANWTRVKDYSKDLFIFKGNVRCQ
- a CDS encoding NOB1 family endonuclease, whose protein sequence is MHIVFDTSAFLAGLQLSLNRVYTTQEVIDEIKDNSSRFNLEISISTGKVIVMKPSPNSNKIVNKTLEKLNERRLSRTDISVIALALDLRPSIVFTDDLSVQNVLKYLGIQYSSVKLNKKVDKSFKFVYECIDCKRKFDKYYSNCPYCGGEIIKRKIEI
- a CDS encoding 16S rRNA methyltransferase, which produces MNINIILLEAGIELVPKEIVNHPSVVKNAKRRKKKPEDTLLDISLHYHAMKKLENVHKRGRPDIVHQALLIMLTDPMIKGDFYIHTIESKIIRINPKMRPPKNYLRFVGLMEQLLKYGKVPLDSNETLMEVTNLTLEDLMTKYNLALLSEKGEKIAPEELCRLGDNWILGIGAFPHGDFSEKIQKISKKIYSISKFPLETQQVICRIFSACNQILGWP
- a CDS encoding DUF371 domain-containing protein, whose product is MMSLEKIKIRGHYNIRALHKTTLEITKDNYLTIRGDCIIGIMANKGAKDLNENFKKLARNDNSFIYVIIKVNDLIDIVHGKGSSRLILENEKKIILRRSNFIEDSTLMINSDKAAKDIKREIIDELKKGSEGEVYLLASDIPLKDEEILRIIFNSSPISLT
- a CDS encoding AMP-binding protein — its product is MDYITLYEFALEKPEDYWANFAEKLYFFRKWDKVILKDKYIPIAKWFVNSTTNIAYNALNHGGKALIFYQENKRQEEINYTELNKLSSKIASLLLDKGLRKGDRIAIYMPNTIETIATILASARLGIIYTLVFAGLGIQAIESRIKDLEPKLIISTDKTYRRGKEIKLYTQLSNVIIPRDKEFDYPTEFNGFEEVESNEPLKIMYTSGTTGKPKGIILPHGAWMVGNYSVFDLMFSLKSNDIVLTTADVGWITFSRIMYGTLTHGSTLAFMEGAPDYPPNRLSNIIDELQPKVLFTSPTLLRTLQKLDVRLPRVEFIATAGEIMDEQSWKYALKYADKVTDVYGQTELGYVAGYPYSLDGIEPKIGYAGLPFPGALLDTLNEKGISVRNEVGYLVSKNPFPTQFIGIWRDENKFLSYFKKFNAHETGDLAIIDSNGYIKIVGRDDDMIKIAGHRITSGEVESVINSIEGVIESAAVGIPDEIKGEKLVVFYVGNTDQQTIIRKVRELLGPIYVIDKVYKVERLPKSRSGKIVRRVLRDILLGKEIDETILEDAEVIKEIKNEITRS
- a CDS encoding aminotransferase class V-fold PLP-dependent enzyme, which codes for MRLRDPKEFRELVPATKRYIYLNHAAISPTPLPSLFEAYRYLYEISNEGSIAANREEADELFRIRKNIGNLINADPEEISLVPNTSYGINIVAHGLDIKQGENIVTDSLEFPAVVYPFLKLSKKGVKINLVKTNPYTFEEDILSNIDKNTRLVAISHVSFNTGLRVDVKKIAREAKEFGALVLLDIIQSAGAIRIDVRELDIDFAVAGGYKWLMSPQGSGFLYVKKGLIEDPPFYGWKTTTEYLRFDPTNFNLEKGPRRFEIGTIDIAANLALSKSCEIISNNMDLIENSVLSLSQYAIKLSKEYNLEAITPENKRAGIVVIKLNKAREVVQQLANDNIIVSPRGEGIRISTHFYNTEDEIQKTIEKIAKLASYSN
- a CDS encoding YhbY family RNA-binding protein, with the protein product MYSQEIKELIKKAKARTADVRIGKNGLSENVINEIKRRLKEHKVVKVKIGIETSEDRREFALKVANLTGAKLIEVRGYTFILAKIDEPREDKNKGSL